In Miscanthus floridulus cultivar M001 chromosome 8, ASM1932011v1, whole genome shotgun sequence, the sequence CAGGCCAATCTAATGGAGAATGCACTGCACCTGAGGTATaataaacaacaaacacatatatTACCATACACTCGAGCCAATATGTTCTTGGTCCGCTAACGAATTGGGATTACAAATCTGAAGTTAGTTTGGTTTGGTGCATATTTTCATTTGGCATTTAGATCCCTAAAATGAACATATCTGAACTCCAATTTGGTGGATACTCGTACCTCGGATGCCAGCGTTGTTGATCAAGGCGTCGATGCGGCCAAAGGCGTCCCAGGCCCTCTGCACCGCCGCCTCCAGGACCGAGCCACCGGCTGCGACGTCGAGCTCCACGGCCACCGCGCGGGGGGCTTCGGCGGCAGCGGAGGCGTTGATCTCATCGCAGAGCGAGCGGAGCCGGtcggcgcggcggccggcggcgacgACGCGGCAGCCGGCGCGCGCCAGGTCGAGGCAGAAGTCGCGGCCGATGCCGGAGGAGGCGCCCGTCACCAGCACCACCTGCCCCTCCAGCCTGCTccacggaggcggcggcggcgacagccCAGCCGACGGCATCGCTGGTGCGCTCTCGGGGGAGTAAGAAGGGGATTTCAGCGCCACCTGCTAGTGCTATAGCTAGTGGATTCAGTGACCATGTCTCTTCGCCTTTGGTCGTGATGAACATGTGACTAAATTACTTTTCAAAACAGAATGTATTGTAGGACAAAATTATTTGGTGACAACTAACAAATTTCAATTTCTTTTTTGATTTAAGTATAAAGCGTATTCTCGATTGAAATAGAGAGATCGGaatggactttgtttttttttatggACAAAAGCTAGTTGGTGACAAATCGTTTACTTTTTTTTTCTAATGCTAATTTTGGTGCATGAAAATGATTGATTCTGTGAAGTATAATGCTTGTTAGTATTGCGGAGTATTGTAGCGTCCGCTAAAATGGAAACTAACTCATTTGACCCATTAACATTTATGTTTTATCTAGTTTTGAAGTGTCCAATGCAACTCCGGTTCCACGTTAATAGTAGTACCTCATACTTTTCATCTTTGAAAATTGAATCTTCCATTTTTTTCGGTGGTTTTTAATTTAAGTAACATGGCAGCGATTCTCATGTAAGTTGGTGGTTTTTGCCCTGTTCATAAAGATGTAATTGAACATTAGCCTCAAAACCATACTGTATGCAGGAATTTAGGATGCGTAAGATCAGAAATCAATATTTTAAATATCTGACTAAGTCAGTGTGTGTTTGGATCAGAGAAAAAAATGGAATATGATAGTCATGTTCCTGTCCACGCCGCCGCGCCGTGAGCCTGCCGCCGCCGGAGGGCCTTGCTCCACGCGTCACCAGAGTAAGGGTTGTGCGGATCCGGCGCGTCCGTGCTCGCAACCGCCGTCGGAGGAGTTGCCACGCGTAGATCCGTAGATAGGGGAGCCGACGGAGGAGTGGCCGCgtagatccgccgccgccgctagagGATGCCCTTGCCCCGCGTGCCTGAGGAAGCCTTGTCCCGTGCGCAGGCAGTGATGGAGGTGCTCTGTCGAACCCATGCTCGTGgtggagaagaaggggaaggggatcTCGGATtcggcggtggtggaggtggtaCGGCTCGACGGCGGTGGGGAAGGCTGGATATGTTGGTGGTGGAGGTGCTCTGGCTCGGCGGCGGTGGGGAAGGCCGGATCCACGCTTGGTGGTGAGGAAGGAGGGGGAAGGGGCGCCGGATCTGCTTGGTGCGGCACCATCGTCGTCGAGGAGGCACAACCCCGCTACCGAGCTTGCGCCGAGTCACAGAGAGAGGGGAGACAAGCAGAAGAAGGAGACGGGGTGCGGCGGCTGGGATTGAGGGAAGTTGAGAGGTGGAGAAAGGGGGTTGAGATTTTATATTTAGGGTTTGGAACAGGCTGCTGAGTGGGCCTCAAGCCTTTTAACCGAGACGGGCCTCATAAGAGGCCTGCCTCCGAAAATAGATTCATTTTCGAAGGCGGGCCTCTTCCGTAAATTGATTTTAGGAGTTGGGTATTTTTTACTGTCTCCGTGAATTAATTTTGCGAGACGGTTAATTATGCCATATATAAAAACGTCTACCTCCGAAAATCTCAGGCATTTTACGAGACGGATGGATTttgtgaccgcctccgttaatgtttGGGCAGTGTCTCGTAAAATCATTTTTATAGTAGTGCACCTCACGTCGAAACGGTAGAGGACGATGTCTACTAGGGAGAACCTTGCCCTCTCGATTTGGAGAGATGGGGTCACTCAAATCTATGAAGAATATTTTCTTTAGGGATATATTTGTTCTAATGAAAATTTTCTATTGTTTCCTCTCTAGAGGTGCTAAATCATAGCCATCAATTTAAGGGTTTCCTTTCATGCAATGAACatggcgtgttcgctggttggtttctgggttggtttgggctaactggtgctggtttgttgtgagagaaaaatattattggctggttgaataagcctggttAAAACCAGCAGGCGAACAGGGTGATCATCCGTTTGATGTAAATTCAACTGTCACCGATCATCTTCAACATGGGATGGTTGTTATTTCTATCCACCGCCGATCAGCATCTGTCCTTGTCGGTCTGTTGTCTGTCGCGTCTAGCCCTATCCCTGCCAGGCTAACCCGGTGTCATTGGACCATCTCCATGACTTCCTCGCCCTTCTATAGTCCAATTGTCGTCCTCACACGTGGCCAGCGACGGGCTCACGCTGCTCCACCCTACGTGCCACTTCTCCTGCTTGGTCAGCATACCTCTCCAAAACTCTTTGTATATACACAGAGAGCACAACCAACCTAAAAACCCACCCTCGAAACTCTTTACGAGCGTGTGGACATCAAAATCAAGATTGGTTTTAGACGCTGCAGTATGAGAGATGTGTTTTTTtaactagcaaatatgtccgtACGACACGCACGTGTTTACTAAAAACATTTCAAATGCAATGGCAACATTAATTGAATCCTCGATATATTAGTTCATATATATTTTGGCTTGTATGGGCGTCAGTTCTTTTTGGCTTGTATGGGCGTTAGAGTCTTACATCTCACTTGTGTtcagatttttattatttttctttttcatggTCTAGGAGGAATCTTGGTTGAGGAGAAGTTTTACATCTTACATGTAAGATCACGAATGACAGATGACTCATGTAACACGACGTCTAGATCGAACGATTATTATAGAGGGAGAAGCCTTTAAAAAAACTCACTCTTTTATAGTGcgatgagatgagatgagatgagatgatgatgaaccaacttttttttttaaaagtctTATATACAAAAGTAAAAGCCCAACAAAATGACAATCTGATCCGtttttagaaatcaaattttgctTTGACTACGTTTCAAAGGAGgatatttttatttttgtttggcTGCCACAGTTCCCGTACGAGTCCATACCAATTTTCTAGGTGTCAATCGAAAGCCCAGTCCAAAATCCGAAAGCGAAAAATATGCCTGCTTGAAGCCGTAAAGGCGCAAACCCTCGCCTGACCGAATCCCCATCCGATTCCAGCCTCCCAGAACCCCTCCAAACCGAGGTTGAAACCGCGCTACAAGCTACATGGATTGGACGCCTGGCTCTGGAGATCCCAACGCTTGCCGGATTTGAGATCTGGTGGGTTTGGTGGCCGCCCGGATCCGGAGGAGACGCCGGCAGTTTGCGAGGTTTTGTTGGCTCCCTTGCGTCGCGGAAGGCCATGGAGTACCGCGCCTTCGACAGCAGCGGTGAGTCGCGTCTAGCTGATCCCTATGTTGTTTGCTTTAATGCTGGCAAATGCAAATGCGAGGAAGCCCTGGTCTTGCGTGCGGTATTGATGGAAGCAGCATCAGGCTGCTGCCGGCGATTGTCTTAGGATGGGTACAGATGTGTGCTCAGTAGCGTGGTGGTGCGAttctgtttatatatatatattttttgttatCAGTAGTCGCATGGAACATGTGTGATTGGTATCTTTCAGGTTTGACTCCATTGTACATTATTGTTAATATGAACTGTGGCGATGGGATAGTGAGGGGAATAGCGCGGGTAGTCTGGTTGATGCTTTCTGAATACTGATGGTGGAAGATGGACCACATATTTAGATTACTGGGAGTAGACAGGGTTTTATTTATTGTTTCTCCTATAATAGTTCCATGTAAATGTGATCTAATTATTATAGAATTCACAAAAAGTAGCATAGCTGCATGAAGAATTGGATTGAATAACATGCCTTTTGTAGTATgactgagtgttttttttttgaactgaACCGGGAGAGCTGCCTTTTATATTACAAAGGGGAAGGTCCGGACAGACAAGTCAATAATTTACTATTGTGGAAACAACATAAAGCTATGGAACTTATCTGAACACCACCAATCTGGAACTTGAGTTTATTGCTTTAGAAAAGTTTTTGATATTTGCATTATTGTTGTATTGATTATTTGCCTGATTTCAGTGACTGGTGATGAGCTCCCTCCAACATATCAAATTAGAGGACCAAGGGTGCATTTCAGTGGGAACGGAAGGTCATTAGCAGGCGCACTTTCTCAGCCGCACATCAAGTTGGATAGCGATATACATCAGATTGAGCAACAGGCTTATACTGGTGTTCTCAGAGCATTCAAAATGCAATCGGATGCCCTGACATGGGTAATTTCATCAATGGAAACTTATTGGTGACTATTGTAGCCTATTATATTCCTTACCGAGAAATTTTAACAAGGGTCTTGTACAGGAAAAAGAAAGTTTAATCACTGAACTAAGAAGAGAGTTGAAAGTCTCTGACGTGGAACACAGAATGCTATTAAACATGGTCAATGAAGAGGAGGCTGTCCATAGAATAAGGTACCGTGTTGGCCTGTATAACTATAAAGGTTAAAGCATTTGCATTCATCGAGATGAACAAATTGGTAACTTCAATAATGGTTCCATGATCATTAAAGTGTGCTTTGTATTCATAAACTTCTGTAGGCAGTCAAGGCAGGGAGGTGGAATGCAATCTAGCTTGCCTTGTAACAGCGTAGTTGATCACAGCCATGGACCTCTCAAGAGGCAGAAGAAATCCCATTCCATGTATTCACTCCCTGTGGATCCCCACTCACCCATCATGCCTTTGCAAGCAATAGTGGGCAACAAGACATATAGGGTAGGTTTGGAGTATTCCTGATCCTGCTTTTTGTTCACCATCAACAATGTTCTTATAGTTCTTAATAGGTGACCTCCTTTCAATCGTGAAAGACATGCCAGTAGCACAAAAATTATGTTCAActggcacacacacacacacacatgcacacacagaCACGCAAGTTGAACCAAGATTAAAAATTATTTCTTTTGAAAGATAGGCAAGTCAGGAAGGTAATATGAAAGTATGTTTTGTTATTACATCCTTTTTCATTGGCAATGTTTTGTTGACGAGGAGCCAGAATTCTTTGCCTGCTGTTTTGATGTTCTATTACATTTTTTGTGAATGCTTGATCAAGCATTGTCATAACCTAGGGTCTGATACTTTGCTTAATGAGTTTGGGTTCAACGCCCGTTTTATATTGTTTCAAAATCTTAATCATCATCATTGAGCATGCATTTATCATTGAGCATGCATTTCTGTAGTTAGCGTAGCATGCTTTGTGTTCTACTGGCAGTTAAAAAGTGCCCCCTGACAGCTGGCACCTGAAAACACAACTGCCTATCAAACCCTTCCACATCAGGGTGGTTGGCTGGCATCTGATGGTGTTATGAAAGGTATGGAAGGGAGAAGCAGAAGGTATCATGCAAACGAGTATTATGCTTCACCTAATGACATGGGGCTTTTGAACTTCAATCATATTGACATACCTAATACTGAAACTCTTGTGAAAAAGGTACATATTTCTCAATTTAGTGAAATTGAATGGAAGATTGTTATGTCAACGTCTTATGTGTGTTATCAACAGGTGGAAAGGGTATTATCCGATCCAGATGTGTATACAATTGAAAGGGCAAA encodes:
- the LOC136472831 gene encoding protein EMSY-LIKE 3-like isoform X2, which codes for MEYRAFDSSVTGDELPPTYQIRGPRVHFSGNGRSLAGALSQPHIKLDSDIHQIEQQAYTGVLRAFKMQSDALTWEKESLITELRRELKVSDVEHRMLLNMVNEEEAVHRIRQSRQGGGMQSSLPCNSVVDHSHGPLKRQKKSHSMYSLPVDPHSPIMPLQAIVGNKTYRGGWLASDGVMKGMEGRSRRYHANEYYASPNDMGLLNFNHIDIPNTETLVKKVERVLSDPDVYTIERAKKLLIDQEQSLLDAIAKLNEASDHENDDMMLVGSRITMG
- the LOC136472831 gene encoding protein EMSY-LIKE 3-like isoform X1 — encoded protein: MEYRAFDSSVTGDELPPTYQIRGPRVHFSGNGRSLAGALSQPHIKLDSDIHQIEQQAYTGVLRAFKMQSDALTWEKESLITELRRELKVSDVEHRMLLNMVNEEEAVHRIRQSRQGGGMQSSLPCNSVVDHSHGPLKRQKKSHSMYSLPVDPHSPIMPLQAIVGNKTYRLAPENTTAYQTLPHQGGWLASDGVMKGMEGRSRRYHANEYYASPNDMGLLNFNHIDIPNTETLVKKVERVLSDPDVYTIERAKKLLIDQEQSLLDAIAKLNEASDHENDDMMLVGSRITMG